In a single window of the Niabella ginsenosidivorans genome:
- a CDS encoding chromate transporter — protein sequence MKLVFLHSITAFGGPQAHLAMMMKTFVKQTPYVTEQELMEYNAFCQLLPGASSTQTLTLIGFKRGGILLAILTLLVWILPACSIMGALSFLVNYLDKGGESLKLFQYIVPMAAGFLIYACVSAFPYSVNNRITFFIAIISALLTFLFFGRPFVVPVLIVLGGFVTNLSKKRIPQEEIKPGKIRWWNIWLFGIIFILAGVFSEMARKHDWEYRKPVNLFENTYRMGSLVFGGGNVLMPILYEQYSVRPDEVKEKNPNVIRIDKKEMLTGIGLVRAMPGPVFSIASYTGGLALKNMGNYWQVAGIIIAMIGIFLPSALLVLFFFPIWNMLKKYSGIYRSLEGINAVVMGIMIGSTLYIMKDLSLFNFQGFNGANLLVVAGTAIVLIFTKLPAPVLVLSCLALGYFL from the coding sequence TTGAAATTGGTTTTTCTCCACAGCATCACTGCTTTTGGGGGGCCGCAGGCGCATTTGGCAATGATGATGAAAACGTTTGTAAAACAAACGCCCTATGTTACTGAGCAGGAACTGATGGAGTACAATGCTTTTTGCCAGTTACTGCCTGGAGCGTCTTCTACACAGACACTGACATTGATTGGTTTTAAACGCGGGGGAATATTGCTGGCAATACTAACGCTTTTGGTATGGATATTACCCGCCTGTAGTATCATGGGCGCTTTGTCTTTTTTGGTAAATTATTTGGACAAAGGCGGAGAATCGCTGAAGTTGTTTCAATACATCGTACCAATGGCCGCAGGTTTTTTAATTTATGCCTGTGTTTCGGCTTTTCCTTATTCTGTTAATAACAGGATCACTTTTTTTATAGCGATCATTTCGGCACTCCTTACCTTTTTATTTTTTGGAAGACCTTTTGTAGTGCCTGTCCTCATTGTTTTAGGTGGTTTTGTAACCAATCTTAGTAAGAAAAGGATTCCCCAGGAGGAAATAAAACCCGGAAAAATACGCTGGTGGAATATCTGGCTTTTTGGGATTATATTTATTCTTGCGGGAGTATTCAGTGAAATGGCCCGTAAGCATGATTGGGAATACAGGAAGCCCGTTAACTTATTTGAGAATACTTACCGCATGGGCAGCCTGGTTTTTGGAGGAGGCAACGTACTGATGCCCATTCTTTATGAACAATATAGTGTAAGGCCGGATGAAGTAAAAGAAAAGAACCCCAATGTTATTCGCATTGATAAAAAAGAAATGCTTACGGGTATAGGATTGGTACGTGCAATGCCAGGCCCGGTGTTTTCAATTGCTTCTTACACGGGTGGGCTGGCGTTAAAGAATATGGGAAATTACTGGCAGGTGGCGGGGATCATTATTGCAATGATTGGTATTTTTTTGCCAAGCGCTCTGCTTGTATTGTTTTTCTTCCCGATCTGGAATATGCTGAAAAAATATTCGGGTATTTACCGGTCGCTTGAAGGCATTAATGCAGTAGTGATGGGTATTATGATTGGATCTACTTTATACATTATGAAAGATCTTTCCTTGTTTAACTTTCAGGGTTTTAATGGTGCTAATCTGCTGGTAGTGGCAGGTACAGCTATCGTTTTGATATTTACGAAACTTCCCGCTCCTGTTTTGGTTTTGTCCTGCCTGGCATTAGGTTATTTTCTGTAA
- a CDS encoding DUF2490 domain-containing protein, translating to MIRRLLLPAFLLVLIDFCHAQTGPEHLSGFLTTSITYKYAPKWMAYMEMQARSIEQFKTIDYYEIKGGTGYNFNENSQALIGIGRYATYKQKSLSQEELRLWLQYTFSHAVSRIDFDHRLRAEQRFFHQLKTAQRTNDQRYRYRLSATIPVNKKRVIAKTFFVNAFNELFLGPKENAFKRNRVYSGAGYQFNGNIGMTAGYLWQRELSPVGNRSLHFIQLAANIVIDRWADKDKRIFVPVID from the coding sequence ATGATCCGAAGACTGTTGCTGCCAGCATTTTTATTAGTTCTTATAGATTTCTGCCATGCACAAACGGGCCCTGAGCATCTTTCGGGGTTTCTGACAACGTCGATAACCTATAAATACGCTCCCAAATGGATGGCATATATGGAAATGCAGGCACGGTCCATTGAGCAATTCAAGACCATCGATTATTACGAAATAAAAGGGGGAACCGGTTATAACTTTAATGAAAATAGCCAGGCGCTGATCGGAATTGGCCGGTATGCTACCTATAAACAAAAAAGCCTGTCGCAGGAAGAACTGAGACTTTGGTTGCAATATACTTTTAGTCATGCTGTTTCAAGAATAGATTTTGATCACAGGCTAAGGGCAGAACAGCGGTTTTTCCATCAATTGAAAACGGCACAAAGAACCAATGACCAGCGATACCGTTACCGGTTAAGCGCAACAATACCTGTTAATAAGAAGAGAGTGATCGCAAAGACCTTTTTTGTAAATGCGTTTAATGAGTTGTTTTTGGGCCCTAAAGAAAATGCGTTTAAAAGGAACCGCGTTTATTCAGGAGCCGGGTATCAGTTCAACGGGAATATTGGAATGACGGCAGGGTACCTGTGGCAGCGGGAACTGTCACCGGTAGGCAACAGAAGCCTGCATTTTATCCAGTTGGCTGCCAATATTGTTATAGATCGCTGGGCAGATAAGGATAAACGGATCTTTGTTCCGGTAATAGATTAA
- the fabG gene encoding 3-oxoacyl-[acyl-carrier-protein] reductase, whose amino-acid sequence MKLLENKIAVITGAARGIGEAIVDKFAEEGASIAFSYVSDSSAEKAAAIVKRWAGKGVKIKAFQSNAGDFSACEAFADTVLKEFGTIDICVNNAGISKDNLLLRMTPEQWESVLQVNLNSVFYMTKQVIKPMMKAKSGSIINMSSVIGIMGNAGQASYAASKAGIIGFTKSVAKELGSRNIRCNAIAPGFVETDMTSYLHEGDSAAKYLQDIPLGKFAKGEDIANAALFLASDMGAYITGQTISVCGGLNI is encoded by the coding sequence ATGAAATTACTGGAAAATAAAATTGCGGTGATTACCGGTGCTGCCCGTGGAATTGGAGAAGCTATTGTTGACAAATTTGCAGAAGAAGGTGCCAGTATTGCTTTTTCTTATGTTAGCGATAGCAGTGCAGAAAAAGCAGCTGCAATTGTGAAAAGATGGGCCGGTAAAGGGGTTAAGATAAAAGCCTTCCAAAGCAATGCAGGAGATTTTTCAGCTTGTGAGGCATTTGCGGATACTGTATTAAAAGAATTTGGTACTATTGATATTTGTGTAAATAATGCCGGTATTTCTAAAGATAACCTGTTACTGCGTATGACACCGGAACAGTGGGAATCTGTATTACAGGTAAACCTCAACAGTGTGTTTTATATGACCAAGCAGGTAATAAAACCGATGATGAAAGCAAAATCGGGAAGTATTATTAATATGAGCTCTGTAATCGGCATAATGGGAAATGCAGGCCAGGCAAGCTATGCAGCCAGTAAGGCAGGTATTATAGGGTTTACAAAAAGCGTTGCAAAAGAATTGGGAAGCAGGAACATCCGGTGCAATGCCATAGCACCGGGCTTTGTGGAAACAGATATGACGAGTTACCTGCACGAGGGGGATAGTGCAGCTAAATATTTACAGGATATTCCTTTGGGAAAATTTGCGAAAGGAGAAGATATCGCCAATGCAGCCTTATTCCTTGCATCGGATATGGGCGCTTATATAACCGGGCAAACGATCAGTGTTTGCGGAGGATTAAATATTTAA
- the ybeY gene encoding rRNA maturation RNase YbeY, with amino-acid sequence MILKNAPVVQFSFNGNVALSERKRLKAFIISLFKENEQPLDLLHYTFCTDEEILAINQQYLNHNYYTDIITFDLRERSTDAMVGEIFIGVDTVRSNAQFLGEPFLRELHRVIFHGVLHLCGYNDKSEEEQAIMRKKEDECLLKYFR; translated from the coding sequence ATGATACTTAAAAACGCTCCGGTGGTCCAGTTTTCTTTTAACGGCAATGTCGCTCTTTCTGAAAGGAAAAGGCTTAAAGCTTTTATTATTTCTCTGTTTAAAGAGAATGAACAGCCTTTGGACCTTTTGCATTATACATTTTGTACTGATGAAGAAATTCTGGCCATTAACCAGCAGTATCTCAACCATAATTATTATACTGATATTATAACGTTTGACTTACGGGAAAGATCTACAGATGCAATGGTCGGAGAAATTTTCATTGGTGTAGATACTGTACGTTCTAATGCGCAATTTCTTGGCGAACCTTTTTTAAGGGAATTGCACCGGGTTATTTTTCATGGCGTATTGCATTTGTGCGGATATAATGATAAATCCGAAGAGGAGCAGGCAATTATGCGTAAAAAAGAAGATGAATGTTTATTAAAGTACTTTCGATAA
- a CDS encoding nitroreductase family protein — translation MTLLENLMWRYATKKMNGQPVPQEKINYILEAVRLAPSSAGIQPYKVFVISNKEKLEQIKIIANNQSQIADCSHLLVFAAWDSYSYDKIDKVASLVVSERNLPENAMDDFKKRYWSVLEPLGQEWHKNHAAKQAYIALGIAVAAAAEQRVDATPMEGFDAAKLDMFLGLDQSGLKSVVILPLGYRDEQNDWLVNLKKVRTPKEEFITEFN, via the coding sequence ATGACTTTACTGGAAAATTTAATGTGGCGCTATGCTACCAAAAAAATGAACGGGCAACCGGTTCCGCAGGAAAAAATTAATTATATACTGGAAGCAGTGCGTTTAGCTCCTTCATCAGCAGGAATACAACCCTACAAAGTTTTTGTAATCAGTAATAAAGAAAAATTAGAACAAATAAAGATCATTGCCAATAATCAGAGCCAGATTGCCGACTGCTCACACTTGCTGGTATTTGCAGCCTGGGATAGTTATTCCTACGATAAGATCGATAAGGTTGCTTCTCTGGTTGTAAGCGAACGCAACCTGCCTGAAAACGCAATGGATGACTTTAAAAAACGCTATTGGAGCGTGTTAGAGCCGTTAGGACAGGAATGGCATAAAAACCATGCGGCCAAACAAGCCTATATCGCATTAGGGATAGCCGTTGCAGCTGCAGCAGAGCAAAGAGTAGATGCTACTCCTATGGAAGGGTTTGACGCAGCTAAGCTGGACATGTTTCTCGGACTTGACCAGTCAGGGTTAAAAAGTGTTGTGATTTTACCACTCGGTTACAGAGACGAGCAAAACGATTGGCTGGTAAACCTGAAAAAAGTACGCACGCCAAAAGAAGAGTTCATTACTGAGTTCAATTAA
- the mnmG gene encoding tRNA uridine-5-carboxymethylaminomethyl(34) synthesis enzyme MnmG — MFPEYDVIVVGAGHAGCEAAAAAANMGSRTLLVTMNMQTIAQMSCNPAMGGIAKGQIVREIDALGGYSGIVTDLSMIQFRMLNRSKGPAMWSPRAQSDRMLFAAKWREMLEQTPNLDFYQDMVKGLLVKKDRIAGVITGLGHEIHGKAVVLTNGTFLNGIIHIGEKQFGGGRVAEKAASGITEQLVSLGFESDRLKTGTPPRVDGRSLDYSKMEIQDGDTEIIGFSFIDTPRIKPEQQRCCWITYTDQKVHDMLKTGFDRSPMYAGRIDGVGPRYCPSIEDKINRFADKERHQLFVEPEGWNTVEIYVNGFSTSLPEEVQFAALKMVPGFEQVKLFRPGYAIEYDYFPPTQLKNTLETKIICNLYFAGQINGTTGYEEAACQGIMAGINAHLKVNEQEPFTLKRSEAYIGVLIDDLINKGTEEPYRMFTSRAEYRTLLRQDNADARLTPISYKLGLASQDRMDKVRQKNENIAGIKSILKEVALKPDEINGFLADLHSSPIQEKQRAEKILLRPDVELEELIEAVPYLQEKVKNYSREELEQASIHIKYETYIEKEKELVNRMSEMEDLAIPQSFDYSKLSSLGNEAKEKLNRIKPQTLGQASRISGIKPSDIQILMVYMGR, encoded by the coding sequence ATGTTTCCGGAATATGATGTAATAGTTGTCGGGGCAGGGCATGCAGGCTGTGAAGCTGCTGCTGCTGCTGCTAATATGGGCTCAAGAACGCTGCTGGTTACCATGAACATGCAGACAATTGCTCAAATGAGCTGTAATCCGGCAATGGGTGGAATAGCAAAGGGACAAATCGTTCGGGAAATTGATGCGTTAGGGGGGTATTCAGGTATTGTTACCGACCTTTCTATGATTCAATTCCGCATGTTGAACCGGTCAAAGGGCCCGGCCATGTGGAGCCCGCGTGCACAAAGCGACCGGATGCTATTTGCTGCCAAATGGAGGGAAATGCTTGAGCAAACGCCTAACCTGGATTTTTACCAGGATATGGTAAAGGGTTTGTTGGTAAAGAAGGATAGGATAGCAGGTGTAATTACCGGTTTAGGACATGAAATACATGGAAAGGCGGTAGTATTAACTAATGGGACTTTTCTGAATGGAATTATACATATCGGGGAAAAACAATTTGGCGGTGGAAGAGTAGCTGAGAAAGCTGCATCGGGTATCACAGAGCAATTGGTTTCCCTGGGATTTGAAAGTGACCGGTTAAAAACAGGCACGCCGCCAAGGGTAGATGGCAGAAGTCTTGATTACTCAAAAATGGAGATACAGGATGGAGATACTGAGATAATAGGCTTCTCTTTTATCGACACCCCCAGGATCAAACCCGAACAACAGCGCTGTTGCTGGATCACTTACACTGATCAGAAAGTGCATGATATGCTGAAAACGGGTTTCGACCGGAGCCCGATGTATGCCGGCCGTATTGATGGTGTGGGCCCCCGCTACTGTCCGAGCATTGAAGATAAAATTAACCGTTTTGCAGACAAAGAGCGCCATCAGCTGTTTGTAGAGCCGGAAGGCTGGAATACAGTTGAGATCTATGTAAACGGATTTTCTACATCGCTTCCGGAAGAAGTTCAGTTTGCCGCTTTAAAAATGGTACCCGGGTTTGAACAGGTAAAATTATTCAGGCCAGGGTATGCTATTGAATACGACTATTTTCCTCCTACTCAGCTCAAAAACACATTAGAAACAAAAATAATATGTAATTTATATTTTGCTGGTCAGATCAACGGAACAACAGGTTATGAGGAAGCTGCCTGTCAGGGGATCATGGCTGGTATTAATGCTCATTTAAAAGTAAATGAACAGGAGCCGTTCACATTGAAACGTAGTGAGGCTTATATTGGGGTGCTTATTGATGATCTTATTAATAAAGGAACTGAGGAACCCTACCGGATGTTTACTTCGAGGGCGGAATACCGTACCCTGCTTCGCCAGGATAATGCAGATGCACGCTTAACTCCTATAAGCTATAAATTAGGATTGGCTTCCCAGGACAGGATGGATAAAGTACGGCAAAAAAATGAAAATATTGCCGGTATTAAGTCTATTTTGAAAGAAGTGGCATTAAAACCTGATGAAATTAACGGATTCCTGGCTGATCTCCATTCTTCGCCCATACAGGAAAAACAACGGGCAGAAAAGATCCTGTTAAGACCTGACGTGGAATTAGAGGAACTAATAGAAGCTGTTCCTTATCTGCAGGAAAAGGTAAAAAATTATTCAAGAGAGGAGCTGGAGCAGGCATCTATACATATCAAATATGAAACCTATATTGAAAAGGAAAAAGAACTGGTAAACAGGATGAGCGAGATGGAAGACCTTGCAATTCCCCAAAGCTTTGATTATTCAAAGCTTAGCTCCCTGGGAAACGAAGCAAAAGAAAAGCTAAACCGTATTAAACCGCAAACACTGGGACAGGCCAGCAGGATTTCCGGTATAAAACCAAGCGATATACAGATCCTGATGGTATATATGGGCCGATAG
- the nadD gene encoding nicotinate (nicotinamide) nucleotide adenylyltransferase — translation MKIGLFFGSFNPVHHGHLIIASHILNEGFTEKIWFIVSPQNPLKESASLLNENQRLHLIKLAIEDDLRMQASDIEFHLPRPSYTAVTLAHLSEKYPQHEFSVILGGDSFQNIEKWKNYKYIIENYNILIYNRPGFIINLEIADRITILDAPLLEISATLIRNLIRNKKSIRYLMPENVVEEIERSGYYRK, via the coding sequence ATGAAAATCGGATTATTTTTTGGCTCCTTTAACCCTGTACATCATGGGCATTTAATTATTGCAAGTCATATACTGAATGAAGGGTTTACAGAAAAAATATGGTTTATTGTATCTCCTCAAAACCCTTTAAAGGAGTCTGCCTCACTTTTAAATGAAAATCAACGCCTCCACCTAATAAAGCTGGCTATAGAAGATGATCTTCGCATGCAGGCTTCTGATATTGAATTTCACCTGCCCAGACCTTCTTATACAGCTGTTACCTTAGCACATCTGTCAGAAAAGTACCCACAACATGAATTCTCAGTAATATTAGGCGGAGATAGCTTTCAAAATATAGAAAAATGGAAAAATTATAAATATATAATAGAAAATTATAATATATTAATATATAATCGTCCAGGCTTTATAATCAATTTAGAAATAGCTGATCGTATTACAATACTGGACGCGCCTTTACTGGAGATATCCGCAACCCTGATCAGGAACCTTATCCGTAATAAAAAATCCATCCGTTACCTGATGCCCGAAAATGTAGTAGAAGAAATTGAAAGATCAGGTTATTACAGAAAATAA
- a CDS encoding FeoA family protein, with the protein MEQEKDLLLSELKPGQRARIQKFTTEDIFLKLMEMGCLPGEEIEVIKIAPLHDPISISVAGYTLSLRLDEARFIVVDTIN; encoded by the coding sequence ATGGAACAAGAAAAAGACCTGCTTTTGTCTGAATTAAAACCTGGCCAGCGTGCCCGGATACAGAAGTTTACAACAGAAGATATTTTCCTGAAACTGATGGAAATGGGATGTTTACCAGGGGAAGAGATAGAAGTTATAAAGATTGCTCCACTCCATGACCCTATTTCTATATCTGTAGCAGGATATACCTTAAGTTTAAGACTTGATGAAGCTCGTTTTATTGTAGTGGATACCATAAATTAA
- the nadA gene encoding quinolinate synthase NadA, translated as MISGVLETAKNELEKNGYLDVEVDPQLDLFAEIEKLKKEKNAVILAHYYQEPDIQDIADYIGDSLGLAQEAQKTNADMIVFAGVHFMAETAKILNPTKKVVIPDFKAGCSLSDSCPPPLFQRFREQYPDHVVVSYINCSAGIKALSDVIVTSSNARIIVESFPKDQKIIFAPDKNLGAYINKVTGRNMLLWNGACMVHEIFSLEKITRLKHQHPDAKLIAHPECEEPLLRISDYIGSTTGLLKFTKEDSAQEYIVATETGILHQMEKVNPHKKFIPAPPDNSCACNDCPHMKRNTLEKIYLCMKYEIPDIIMDEGLRLAAKKPIDRMLEISAAAGL; from the coding sequence ATGATTTCAGGAGTTTTGGAAACAGCAAAAAATGAGTTAGAGAAAAACGGGTATTTGGATGTGGAGGTAGATCCGCAGTTAGACCTGTTTGCGGAGATTGAAAAACTGAAAAAAGAAAAAAATGCGGTAATACTGGCACATTACTACCAGGAGCCGGATATACAGGACATTGCGGATTATATCGGGGATAGTCTGGGGCTTGCACAGGAAGCGCAAAAGACCAATGCAGATATGATCGTGTTTGCCGGTGTGCATTTTATGGCAGAAACGGCCAAGATCCTGAACCCAACAAAAAAAGTGGTGATACCTGACTTTAAAGCTGGCTGTTCTTTAAGCGATAGCTGCCCGCCTCCGCTATTTCAAAGATTCAGGGAACAATATCCTGATCATGTTGTGGTGAGTTATATCAATTGCAGCGCAGGTATAAAAGCATTGAGTGATGTAATTGTTACCAGCAGCAATGCAAGGATAATTGTGGAAAGCTTTCCCAAGGATCAGAAAATAATTTTTGCACCGGATAAAAATTTAGGTGCATATATCAACAAGGTTACCGGAAGAAACATGTTGCTATGGAACGGCGCCTGTATGGTACATGAAATTTTCAGTCTTGAAAAGATTACCCGGCTTAAACATCAGCATCCGGATGCAAAACTGATCGCGCATCCTGAATGTGAAGAACCGTTGCTGCGGATATCCGATTATATAGGTTCTACAACCGGTTTATTGAAGTTTACAAAAGAGGATAGCGCACAGGAATATATCGTTGCTACAGAAACAGGCATCCTGCACCAGATGGAAAAAGTAAATCCGCATAAGAAATTTATTCCTGCTCCACCGGATAACAGTTGTGCCTGTAATGATTGTCCGCATATGAAGCGGAATACCCTTGAAAAAATATACCTGTGCATGAAATATGAAATACCGGATATTATTATGGATGAAGGGCTACGCCTCGCAGCAAAAAAACCAATTGACAGGATGCTTGAAATTAGCGCGGCTGCCGGATTATAA
- a CDS encoding winged helix-turn-helix transcriptional regulator, translated as MKKKEHKECLTMLIPVRDTLDVISGKWKILILISIWNGNKHFREIERSIPKLTTKVLAKELKDMEDNQLITRTVINGFPVRTEYTPTEYSQTLKKVIKELHRWGTNHRKQILGKQEVGY; from the coding sequence ATGAAAAAGAAAGAACACAAAGAATGCTTGACCATGCTGATACCAGTAAGAGATACGCTGGACGTTATTAGCGGAAAATGGAAGATTTTAATACTGATCTCAATATGGAACGGTAACAAACATTTCAGGGAAATAGAGCGCAGCATTCCAAAGCTTACTACCAAGGTACTGGCAAAAGAATTAAAAGACATGGAAGATAACCAGCTAATAACCCGAACGGTTATTAACGGGTTTCCTGTAAGAACAGAATATACGCCAACCGAATATTCCCAGACCCTGAAAAAAGTAATTAAGGAACTGCATCGCTGGGGTACCAATCACAGGAAGCAAATTTTAGGAAAGCAGGAGGTTGGGTACTAA
- a CDS encoding DoxX family protein: protein MEWRQRSATWVFPGYFRVELAIAKFLGALALLLPFAPKGFKQFAYAGFTISLVSAVIAHASSGNPAQAIVTPAVFLVVLIVSFLYYNKLQ from the coding sequence CTGGAATGGAGGCAACGTTCAGCCACCTGGGTTTTTCCGGGTTATTTCAGGGTTGAACTGGCAATAGCAAAATTTTTAGGCGCGTTGGCCTTGCTGCTTCCATTTGCTCCCAAAGGCTTTAAGCAATTTGCTTACGCTGGTTTTACAATTAGCCTCGTTTCAGCGGTTATTGCTCACGCCTCTTCCGGCAACCCTGCACAAGCAATTGTAACACCTGCTGTTTTTCTGGTAGTACTAATCGTTTCATTTCTCTACTACAATAAATTGCAGTAA